A genome region from Neosynechococcus sphagnicola sy1 includes the following:
- a CDS encoding ArnT family glycosyltransferase, translated as MKLKFIKSHTQFWKLWEQYPAIAWVALGLWVVGIGGMAFCWNLGSVGLVDETEPLFAEAARQMTVTGDWLTPYFNGQTRFDKPPLIYWLMAIAYQGLGVNTWAARLPSALAAIALVALLGYTLRQFAMTAPPDSPAAAAVPKPLQPWLVAWIGTTVLTLNPLFITWARTGVSDMLLTACMDGSLLAFFCGYAQADCPPVQRRWYFTCYGLIALAILTKGPVGIVLPGLIISSFVLYVGQGRAVWREMQLPWGGY; from the coding sequence ATGAAACTCAAGTTCATAAAAAGCCATACCCAGTTCTGGAAGCTGTGGGAGCAGTACCCCGCGATCGCCTGGGTCGCTCTTGGGCTGTGGGTAGTGGGCATCGGCGGGATGGCGTTCTGCTGGAATTTGGGCAGCGTTGGTTTGGTGGATGAGACGGAGCCATTATTTGCCGAAGCGGCTCGCCAGATGACGGTGACGGGGGACTGGCTCACCCCCTATTTCAATGGACAAACCCGCTTTGACAAGCCACCGCTGATTTACTGGCTGATGGCGATCGCTTATCAAGGCTTGGGGGTCAATACCTGGGCTGCTCGTCTGCCCTCTGCCCTGGCTGCGATCGCCCTCGTCGCACTGCTCGGGTACACTCTCAGACAATTTGCAATGACTGCCCCTCCAGATTCACCCGCCGCTGCCGCTGTCCCCAAACCCTTGCAACCCTGGCTGGTAGCCTGGATTGGCACCACCGTCCTAACCCTGAATCCGCTGTTTATCACTTGGGCCCGGACAGGCGTATCTGACATGCTGCTGACTGCCTGTATGGATGGATCGCTGCTGGCCTTTTTCTGTGGCTATGCCCAGGCTGATTGTCCGCCTGTTCAACGGCGTTGGTACTTCACCTGCTACGGTCTCATAGCGTTGGCAATTCTCACCAAAGGCCCGGTGGGGATTGTCTTACCCGGACTGATTATTAGCAGTTTTGTCCTCTATGTTGGACAGGGGCGGGCGGTATGGCGAGAAATGCAGTTGCCATGGGGGGGGTACTGA
- a CDS encoding Rpn family recombination-promoting nuclease/putative transposase, with protein MFDNTCKFLAESFPEDFASWLLGKPITLTSLSPSELLIEPIRADSLILLNSDEVILHIEFQTQPDSTMGFRMVDYRLRVFRRFPKKQMRQVVVYLTPSNSALVQQTVFEIPGTRHEFEVIRLWEQPTQLFLKSRGLLPLAVLTQTLDRTETLRQVAQQVETISETRVQSNVAAAAGILAGLLLETDVINQVLRRDIMQQSVIYQEWREEALQEGRQEGRQEGRQEEGLNLVLRQLNRRIGQITPATESQIRALALNELESLGEALLDFSSAADLDAWLRWSEGNLATEEQLRQ; from the coding sequence ATGTTTGATAACACTTGTAAGTTCCTGGCGGAGAGCTTTCCTGAAGATTTTGCATCCTGGCTGCTGGGGAAACCGATTACCCTCACCTCACTGAGTCCTTCTGAACTTTTGATCGAGCCGATTCGTGCAGACTCGCTGATTTTACTCAACTCAGATGAAGTCATCCTCCACATCGAATTTCAGACCCAACCGGATTCCACCATGGGGTTCAGAATGGTGGATTATCGCCTGAGAGTTTTTCGACGGTTTCCCAAAAAGCAAATGCGACAGGTGGTGGTTTATCTCACCCCTTCCAATTCTGCATTAGTGCAACAAACTGTGTTTGAAATTCCAGGGACTCGTCATGAATTTGAGGTCATCCGCCTCTGGGAGCAACCAACTCAATTGTTTCTGAAGTCAAGGGGGTTGTTACCGCTGGCTGTCTTGACTCAAACCCTAGATAGAACAGAGACGCTACGCCAGGTTGCTCAGCAAGTGGAGACAATTTCAGAAACCAGGGTGCAAAGCAATGTAGCAGCCGCTGCGGGGATTTTGGCGGGGTTATTATTGGAAACAGATGTGATTAATCAGGTGCTTCGGAGAGACATCATGCAGCAATCAGTGATTTATCAAGAGTGGCGAGAAGAAGCTCTTCAAGAAGGCCGTCAAGAAGGCCGTCAAGAAGGCCGTCAAGAAGAGGGGTTAAATCTTGTCTTGCGTCAACTCAACCGTCGCATTGGCCAGATCACCCCTGCAACCGAATCCCAAATCCGCGCCCTTGCTCTTAACGAACTGGAATCTCTGGGTGAGGCACTGTTGGACTTTTCCAGTGCCGCTGATCTAGATGCATGGCTGCGATGGTCAGAGGGCAATCTAGCAACTGAGGAGCAGCTACGCCAATGA
- a CDS encoding pentapeptide repeat-containing protein, with protein sequence MAQKRGSILLVIVLGLTGVWVNFSEPNPALGLDIASLQKLVATHPASCPGCDLSQAKLENADLSQANLASVNFKRVDLDRANLERATLTLANLEDADIRDAKLMQANLEGATLIRASLRRSNLTGADLRGANLLETKLQGADLRGVNLLGANLKGAIYSSTTQFPPGFDPIRRGMRKV encoded by the coding sequence ATGGCACAGAAGCGTGGGTCAATACTGCTGGTGATCGTCCTCGGGCTGACGGGGGTGTGGGTAAATTTTTCAGAACCCAACCCTGCCTTGGGGCTAGACATTGCTAGTCTGCAAAAACTAGTAGCCACCCATCCTGCCAGTTGTCCAGGGTGTGATCTGAGTCAAGCCAAGCTAGAAAATGCGGATCTGAGTCAGGCCAATCTGGCATCGGTCAATTTCAAGCGAGTGGACTTAGATAGGGCCAACCTAGAACGTGCCACCCTCACCCTGGCAAATCTTGAGGATGCCGATATCCGGGATGCCAAACTGATGCAGGCCAATCTGGAAGGGGCAACCCTGATCCGAGCCAGTTTGCGCCGTTCCAACTTAACTGGGGCGGATCTCCGAGGCGCCAATCTGCTAGAGACCAAGCTCCAGGGTGCCGATCTGCGGGGGGTTAACCTATTGGGAGCAAATCTCAAAGGAGCCATTTACTCTAGCACCACCCAGTTTCCGCCAGGATTTGATCCGATTCGTCGGGGGATGCGGAAGGTTTGA
- the argH gene encoding argininosuccinate lyase produces MNTASTWSQRFESALHPAIARFNASIHFDMELIEYDLTGSQAHAQMLAHTGIITPDEGAQLVAGLEQIRQEYRQGEFQPGIDAEDVHFAVERRLTELVGSVGKKLHTARSRNDQVGTDTRLYLREQITQIRHQLRAFQGILLTLAEQHVETLIPGYTHLQRAQPVSLAHHLLAYLQMAQRDWERLGEIYQRVNVSPLGCGALAGTTFPIDRHYTAQLLGFGGVYANSLDGVSDRDFAIEFLGAASLIMVHLSRLSEEVILWASQEFGFVTLTDSCATGSSIMPQKKNPDVPELVRGKTGRVLGHLQALLVLMKGLPLAYNKDLQEDKEAIFDAVKTVQSCLEAMTILLREGLVFRTERLAEAVAEDFSNATDVADYLAAKGVPFREAYNLVGKVVRTCLVAGKLLKDLSLEEWQALHPDFAADIYQAIEPRQVVAARNSYGGTGFAQVRQALQAARSQLSID; encoded by the coding sequence ATGAACACAGCATCCACCTGGAGCCAACGCTTTGAGTCGGCTCTCCATCCTGCGATCGCCCGGTTTAATGCCAGCATCCATTTTGATATGGAGTTAATTGAGTACGATCTGACTGGCTCCCAGGCTCACGCCCAGATGCTAGCTCACACGGGGATTATTACCCCAGATGAAGGAGCGCAGCTGGTCGCTGGTTTGGAGCAAATTCGCCAAGAGTACCGTCAGGGGGAATTTCAACCTGGAATTGATGCCGAGGATGTTCACTTTGCAGTGGAACGCCGACTCACGGAATTGGTGGGGTCAGTCGGCAAAAAACTGCACACCGCCCGATCTCGCAATGACCAGGTGGGAACGGACACGCGCCTGTACCTGCGAGAACAAATCACCCAAATTCGCCATCAGTTGCGAGCGTTTCAGGGCATCTTGCTCACCTTGGCTGAGCAACACGTTGAAACGTTGATTCCTGGGTACACCCACTTGCAACGAGCCCAGCCCGTGAGTTTAGCCCATCACCTCTTGGCCTATTTACAGATGGCTCAGCGGGACTGGGAACGCCTCGGTGAAATCTATCAGCGGGTGAATGTTTCCCCCCTAGGATGTGGGGCATTGGCGGGTACCACCTTTCCCATTGACCGTCACTACACAGCCCAGTTGCTAGGGTTTGGGGGGGTCTATGCCAATAGTCTCGATGGGGTCAGCGATCGCGACTTTGCGATTGAATTTCTGGGTGCGGCGAGTCTGATCATGGTGCATCTCAGCCGCCTTTCAGAAGAGGTGATTCTCTGGGCTTCCCAAGAATTTGGCTTTGTGACCCTCACGGATAGCTGTGCCACGGGCTCCAGCATTATGCCGCAGAAGAAAAACCCCGACGTACCCGAATTAGTCCGTGGCAAAACCGGACGGGTTTTAGGACATTTGCAAGCGCTGTTGGTGTTGATGAAGGGATTACCCCTGGCTTACAACAAAGATCTGCAAGAAGATAAGGAAGCGATTTTTGATGCCGTGAAAACCGTGCAGTCCTGTCTTGAAGCAATGACGATTTTGTTGCGGGAAGGACTGGTGTTTCGAACCGAGCGGCTCGCCGAGGCCGTTGCGGAAGATTTCTCCAACGCCACCGATGTCGCCGATTATTTGGCGGCTAAAGGCGTCCCGTTTCGAGAAGCCTATAACTTGGTAGGCAAAGTGGTGCGTACCTGTCTGGTAGCCGGAAAACTGCTCAAGGATCTGAGTCTGGAGGAATGGCAAGCCCTGCACCCCGACTTTGCGGCTGATATCTACCAAGCCATTGAACCCCGACAGGTCGTGGCTGCCCGCAATAGCTATGGGGGAACCGGGTTTGCCCAGGTACGGCAGGCCTTGCAGGCCGCGCGATCGCAGTTAAGTATAGATTAA
- a CDS encoding DUF565 domain-containing protein, protein MQNTRLNGLVESIGQQIGQQFRNPWRRLAFLVMSLLLGFFLGTAISTISGQTAIWDISAAALLVVMTEVINRIVYGKAWPHSLLLEGLNSVKIGIMYGLFVEAFKLGS, encoded by the coding sequence ATGCAAAACACCCGTCTCAATGGTTTAGTGGAGTCCATCGGCCAGCAAATAGGGCAACAGTTCCGTAACCCTTGGCGGCGTCTAGCCTTCTTGGTGATGAGTCTGCTGTTAGGGTTCTTTCTGGGAACTGCGATCTCCACCATCTCCGGCCAAACGGCGATCTGGGATATTTCTGCCGCAGCCCTGCTCGTAGTGATGACGGAAGTGATCAACCGCATCGTCTATGGGAAGGCTTGGCCTCACTCCCTACTGCTGGAAGGCCTCAATAGTGTCAAGATTGGCATTATGTATGGACTCTTTGTGGAAGCCTTCAAATTAGGCAGTTAA
- a CDS encoding IS5 family transposase, with translation SRLHTIWADGGFDGNPFLMWVMDVCRWIVEVVLRPEQTKGFVLLKKRWVVERTFGWLMGYRRLVRDYELWPETSETFIYLAMIRIMVRQLA, from the coding sequence TATCGCGACTGCATACGATTTGGGCCGATGGCGGTTTTGACGGTAATCCATTCCTGATGTGGGTGATGGATGTTTGTCGGTGGATTGTGGAGGTTGTGCTGCGACCAGAGCAAACCAAAGGGTTCGTATTGCTGAAAAAAAGGTGGGTTGTTGAACGAACATTTGGCTGGCTCATGGGGTACCGTCGATTGGTTCGAGACTATGAGTTATGGCCAGAAACTTCGGAGACATTTATTTACCTGGCCATGATACGAATCATGGTGAGGCAGTTAGCATAA
- the thrC gene encoding threonine synthase, with the protein MPLVSYSASQVPTSTSKAHGWPGLIAAYRSYLPVSDQTPIVTLHEGNTPLIPVPAIAQEIGRQVQVFVKYDGLNPTGSFKDRGMTLAISKAKEAGVEAVICASTGNTSAAAAAYARRGGLRAFVLIPDGYVALGKLAQALLYGAEVLAIRGNFDQALEIVREMAATYPVTLVNSVNPYRLEGQKTAAFEVVDVLGDAPDWLCIPVGNAGNITAYWMGFCEYHQQGRCDLLPRMMGFQAAGASPLVTGTAFSHPETLATAIRIGNPANWQRAIAVQEASQGAYTAVTDAEILEAYRLLAAREGIFCEPASAASVAGMLKLKEQIPTGATVVCVLTGNGLKDPDCAIQHCMNQFKQGVEPTLAEVASVMGF; encoded by the coding sequence GTGCCCCTGGTTTCCTATTCTGCTTCCCAAGTTCCCACTTCGACCTCGAAGGCTCACGGTTGGCCGGGATTAATTGCTGCCTATCGCAGCTATTTACCCGTCAGTGACCAGACTCCGATTGTCACTCTGCATGAAGGCAATACCCCCCTGATTCCAGTTCCGGCGATCGCCCAAGAGATTGGTCGCCAAGTTCAAGTTTTTGTCAAATACGATGGCCTCAATCCCACGGGCAGCTTCAAAGATCGGGGGATGACCCTCGCCATTTCTAAAGCCAAAGAAGCTGGAGTAGAGGCGGTGATCTGCGCCAGCACCGGGAATACCTCCGCAGCAGCGGCGGCCTATGCCCGTCGGGGTGGTCTACGGGCGTTTGTGCTGATTCCCGACGGGTATGTGGCTCTAGGGAAGTTGGCGCAAGCCCTGCTATATGGCGCTGAGGTGTTGGCAATTCGGGGCAATTTTGACCAAGCCCTAGAAATTGTCCGGGAGATGGCCGCTACCTACCCAGTGACCTTGGTCAACTCCGTCAACCCCTATCGATTGGAGGGGCAAAAAACCGCCGCCTTCGAGGTCGTTGATGTTTTGGGAGATGCCCCGGATTGGTTGTGCATCCCGGTGGGCAATGCCGGGAATATCACCGCTTACTGGATGGGATTTTGTGAATATCATCAGCAGGGACGCTGCGATCTCCTCCCACGGATGATGGGATTTCAAGCTGCGGGAGCTTCCCCCCTGGTCACCGGAACCGCCTTTAGTCATCCAGAAACCCTGGCAACGGCCATTCGAATTGGCAACCCAGCGAACTGGCAGCGGGCGATCGCAGTGCAAGAAGCCAGTCAGGGTGCTTATACGGCGGTCACCGATGCTGAGATCTTAGAAGCTTACCGCTTGTTGGCTGCTCGGGAAGGGATTTTCTGTGAGCCTGCCAGTGCCGCTTCGGTGGCTGGCATGTTGAAGCTGAAAGAGCAAATTCCGACGGGGGCAACCGTTGTCTGTGTGCTGACGGGGAATGGTCTGAAAGATCCTGATTGTGCGATCCAACACTGTATGAATCAATTCAAACAGGGCGTTGAACCCACTTTGGCTGAGGTTGCCAGTGTCATGGGTTTTTGA
- a CDS encoding fasciclin domain-containing protein — MADIVEIAVAADNFTTLVTAVQAANLVETLKSPGPFTVFAPTDSAFAKLPPGTITTLVQNIPQLTRILTYHVVPGRLMQSDLAKLESVTSVEGSPIPIHCSDGFEVKNATVVAADIEADNGVIHVIDRVILMG; from the coding sequence ATGGCTGATATCGTTGAGATTGCAGTGGCTGCTGATAACTTCACAACCCTTGTGACCGCTGTTCAGGCAGCTAACTTAGTCGAAACCTTGAAAAGTCCTGGCCCGTTCACGGTTTTTGCGCCCACAGATTCAGCCTTTGCTAAATTGCCGCCTGGAACCATCACCACCCTGGTGCAAAATATTCCCCAACTGACACGCATTCTCACCTACCATGTGGTGCCGGGTCGATTGATGCAATCTGATCTGGCAAAACTAGAGAGTGTGACCTCCGTGGAGGGGTCTCCGATTCCGATTCACTGCTCAGATGGGTTTGAGGTTAAGAATGCAACCGTTGTGGCTGCTGACATTGAGGCAGATAACGGAGTGATTCACGTGATTGATCGGGTGATCCTGATGGGATAG
- a CDS encoding putative quinol monooxygenase, which produces MSSSMIRVLAHIVASPGKEAALQAVLLELIQPTRQESGCLAYELWQSPANPTQFVFVEAWASEAALNAHLISAHVEQAFLASADFLASPPEIYQYQLLA; this is translated from the coding sequence ATGTCATCGTCAATGATTCGGGTATTGGCCCACATCGTCGCTAGTCCGGGTAAGGAAGCGGCGCTCCAGGCAGTGCTGTTGGAGTTGATTCAGCCGACACGCCAGGAATCTGGGTGTCTCGCCTATGAACTCTGGCAAAGTCCAGCTAACCCTACGCAGTTTGTCTTTGTGGAGGCATGGGCCAGCGAGGCAGCATTAAATGCCCATCTCATCTCCGCCCATGTAGAACAAGCTTTTCTGGCAAGCGCTGACTTCCTCGCCTCGCCACCAGAGATTTATCAGTATCAGTTATTGGCCTAA
- the pruA gene encoding L-glutamate gamma-semialdehyde dehydrogenase, with the protein MPTADHLLISAFNPLSTQEFPRVVTHVPPSTYEPRTQDIARTLLAATREHRSFLAQVRDQMRWDDKLLAWAMGNPNLRVQLFRFIDCLPALHSKAEIARHLQEYLGDPTVELPAALKAMLNFANPDSMPGQLAATTVSTAVQTLAHKYIAGENIQQVIKTVERLRREKMAFTVDLLGEAVITEGEAQAYLESYLELISQLTTAAKNWTTIPAIDQADSEAIPRVQVSVKLTAFYSQFDPLDVQGSQARVSDRIRLLLRRAQGMGAAVHFDMEQYAYKDLTLAILKQILLEDEFRDRTDIGITLQAYLRDSEQDLQGLITWVQERGHPLTVRLVKGAYWDQETIKASQKHWSQPVFNHKAATDANFERLTQMLLEHHPYLYAAIGSHNVRSQAKAMAIADSLQIPHRRIELQVLYGMADRLAKSLVDQGYRVRVYCPYGELIPGMAYLIRRLLENTANSSFLRQSLEERPLEELLAPPIVPPVAADSDIPPTAGGFVNVADRDYADPTQREPALGAIQQVRQQLGKTYWPLIKGEYQTTAATIDSVNPSHPSEVIGKVGLVSIDQAEHALQAAKAAFPSWQRTPVAKRAGMLRQAAALLQQRRDQLAAWIVLEVGKPLQEADAEVSEAIDFCHYYADEMERLLSGYNYDLPGETNHYHYQPRGIVVVISPWNFPLAIPTGMVVAALVAGNCTLLKPAETSSVITAKLTEILVESGIPRGVFQHLPGKGSTVGAYLVKHPNVHMITFTGSQAVGCRIYAEAALLQPGQKHLKRVVAEMGGKNAIIVDESADLDQAVQGVVDAAFSYSGQKCSACSRVIVLAPIYEVFLNRLVEAARSLNVGAADHPSTQVGPVIDANARDRIRDYIAAGRDEATVALEMLAPDSGYFIGPIIFSEVPADAKVAQEEIFGPVLSVLRANSFPEAIALANDTPYALTGGLYSRTPSHIHQAEVEFEVGNLYINRGITGAIVARQPFGGFKLSGVGSKAGGPDYLLQFLEPRVITENIQRQGFAPIEGAD; encoded by the coding sequence TTGCCTACTGCTGACCACCTCTTGATCTCAGCGTTTAACCCCTTGTCTACCCAGGAGTTCCCCAGAGTGGTTACCCACGTTCCCCCCAGTACCTACGAACCTCGCACCCAAGATATTGCCAGAACATTGCTGGCTGCAACCCGTGAGCATCGATCCTTTTTGGCTCAGGTGCGGGATCAAATGCGCTGGGACGATAAATTACTCGCTTGGGCGATGGGCAATCCAAATTTACGGGTGCAACTCTTTCGCTTCATTGACTGCCTCCCCGCTCTCCATAGCAAAGCAGAGATTGCCCGCCACCTGCAGGAATATCTCGGAGATCCCACGGTCGAGCTACCCGCAGCCCTCAAAGCCATGCTCAACTTTGCCAACCCCGACTCGATGCCGGGGCAGTTGGCCGCGACAACGGTCTCTACGGCGGTGCAAACCCTGGCCCATAAATACATTGCTGGGGAAAACATTCAACAGGTGATCAAAACGGTCGAACGCCTGCGGCGGGAAAAAATGGCCTTCACCGTTGATCTGTTGGGGGAAGCGGTGATCACAGAAGGGGAAGCCCAAGCTTATTTAGAGAGTTATTTAGAGCTGATCAGTCAATTAACCACCGCCGCTAAAAACTGGACAACGATTCCGGCTATAGATCAGGCCGACTCAGAAGCAATTCCCAGGGTGCAGGTTTCGGTGAAGTTGACGGCCTTTTATTCCCAATTTGATCCCCTGGATGTTCAGGGGAGCCAAGCTCGGGTCAGCGATCGCATCCGGCTGCTGCTACGCCGTGCCCAAGGGATGGGGGCAGCGGTGCATTTTGATATGGAGCAGTACGCCTACAAAGATTTAACCCTGGCAATTCTAAAGCAAATCTTACTGGAGGATGAATTCCGCGATCGCACCGATATTGGCATTACCCTGCAAGCCTATCTGCGAGACAGTGAACAAGACCTGCAAGGTCTGATTACCTGGGTTCAGGAGCGGGGCCACCCCCTGACGGTGCGCCTGGTTAAGGGCGCTTACTGGGATCAGGAAACCATAAAGGCTAGCCAAAAACACTGGTCTCAGCCCGTTTTCAACCACAAGGCAGCCACGGATGCCAACTTTGAGCGGCTCACCCAGATGCTGCTGGAGCATCATCCCTACCTCTATGCTGCGATCGGGAGCCATAATGTGCGATCGCAGGCGAAGGCAATGGCGATCGCCGACAGCTTACAAATTCCCCATCGCCGGATTGAACTACAAGTGCTGTATGGCATGGCCGATCGACTGGCAAAGTCCCTGGTGGATCAGGGATATCGGGTGCGCGTCTACTGTCCCTACGGAGAATTGATTCCGGGGATGGCCTACCTGATCCGCCGCCTGTTAGAAAATACCGCCAACAGTTCCTTCCTGCGCCAAAGTCTGGAAGAACGCCCCCTAGAGGAATTACTGGCACCGCCCATTGTCCCCCCCGTTGCCGCTGACTCCGATATCCCGCCGACTGCGGGGGGATTTGTGAATGTGGCCGATCGGGACTATGCTGACCCCACCCAACGAGAGCCAGCCCTGGGGGCCATTCAACAGGTGCGACAGCAGTTGGGTAAAACCTATTGGCCCCTGATCAAAGGGGAATACCAAACCACCGCTGCCACCATTGACTCGGTGAATCCCTCTCACCCCAGCGAGGTGATCGGCAAGGTTGGACTGGTGAGCATCGATCAGGCAGAACATGCCCTACAAGCCGCCAAAGCCGCCTTTCCCAGTTGGCAGCGCACCCCCGTTGCCAAACGGGCGGGGATGCTACGGCAGGCGGCGGCGTTACTGCAACAGCGCCGCGATCAGTTAGCGGCTTGGATCGTGCTAGAAGTGGGTAAACCGCTCCAGGAGGCGGATGCAGAAGTCTCAGAAGCCATCGACTTCTGCCACTACTATGCCGATGAAATGGAACGGCTGCTGTCAGGCTACAACTACGATCTGCCTGGGGAAACCAACCATTACCATTACCAGCCACGGGGCATTGTGGTGGTGATTTCCCCCTGGAATTTCCCCCTAGCCATTCCCACTGGCATGGTGGTGGCCGCCCTGGTGGCGGGTAACTGCACCCTCTTGAAACCTGCCGAAACATCCTCTGTGATCACGGCGAAACTAACGGAAATTTTAGTGGAGTCGGGGATTCCCCGAGGAGTGTTTCAACATCTTCCCGGCAAAGGCTCCACGGTCGGTGCCTACTTGGTGAAGCATCCCAATGTCCACATGATTACCTTTACTGGCTCCCAGGCGGTTGGCTGTCGCATCTATGCGGAAGCGGCACTACTGCAACCAGGCCAGAAGCACTTGAAGCGAGTCGTGGCGGAGATGGGGGGCAAAAACGCCATCATTGTTGATGAAAGTGCCGATCTTGATCAAGCAGTCCAGGGGGTTGTCGACGCTGCTTTTAGCTATAGCGGTCAGAAGTGTTCTGCCTGTTCCAGGGTGATTGTGCTGGCTCCCATCTATGAAGTCTTCCTGAATCGCCTAGTCGAGGCTGCCCGATCGCTGAATGTGGGGGCTGCGGATCACCCCAGTACCCAGGTTGGCCCGGTGATTGACGCTAATGCCCGCGATCGCATTCGTGACTATATTGCGGCGGGTCGGGATGAAGCAACGGTTGCCCTGGAAATGTTAGCCCCAGACTCTGGCTATTTCATTGGCCCGATAATTTTTTCCGAGGTTCCTGCCGATGCCAAGGTTGCCCAAGAAGAAATTTTTGGCCCCGTGCTCTCGGTTCTGCGAGCGAACAGCTTTCCAGAGGCGATCGCTCTGGCAAACGACACCCCCTACGCGCTGACCGGGGGTCTATATTCCCGCACCCCTTCCCATATTCACCAGGCAGAGGTTGAGTTTGAAGTAGGTAACCTATACATCAATCGTGGCATCACCGGAGCGATTGTAGCTCGCCAGCCCTTTGGTGGCTTTAAGCTATCTGGGGTTGGCTCTAAAGCCGGTGGGCCAGACTATTTACTGCAATTCTTAGAGCCTCGGGTGATTACCGAGAATATCCAACGCCAAGGGTTTGCCCCTATTGAAGGAGCGGATTAA